Proteins from one Oncorhynchus gorbuscha isolate QuinsamMale2020 ecotype Even-year linkage group LG18, OgorEven_v1.0, whole genome shotgun sequence genomic window:
- the LOC124004213 gene encoding extensin-like, with amino-acid sequence MCCFSCQSQGQLCLAAGPSLHTQPWFTPQALVYIPSPGLHTHPLPWFTHPALVYTPSPGLHPSPGLHPKPWFTHPALVYTPNPGLHTQPWFTPPALVYTPTPSPGLHPQPWFTPPALVYTPSPGLHTHPQPWFTPPALVYTPTPSPGLHTHTQPWFTHPNPALVYTPSPGLHTHPQPWFTHPALVYTPSPGLHPQPWFTPPALVYTPSPGLHTQPKFTHPALVYTPSPGLHTHPQPWFTHPPPALVYTPPPALVYTPSPGLHPHTQPWFTHPAQVYTPSPGLHPQPWFTHPPPALVYTPTPSPGLHTHPQPWFTPQALVYTPTPSPGLHPQPWFTPPALVYTPTPSPGLHPQPWFTPPPPALVYTSTPSPGLHPSPGLHPPPALVYTPTPSPGLHPQPWFTHPPPALVYTPSPGLHPHPQPWFTHPPPALVYTPSPGLHTHPQPWFTHPPPALVYTPSPGLHTQPWFTHPALVYTPSPGLHTQPWFTHPALVYTPSPGLHTHPQPWFTHPPPALVYTPSPGLHTHPQPWFTHPPPALVYTPSPGLHTQPWFTHPALVYTPTPSPGLHTQPWFTHPPPALVYTPSPGLHIHPQPWFTHPPPALVYTPSPGLHTHPQPWFTHPPPALVYTPSPGLHTQPWFTHPALVYTPTPSPGLHTQPWFTHPPPALVYTPSPGLHIHPQPWLPGYTPIPALAMPTNTG; translated from the coding sequence ATGTGCTGCTTCAGTTGCCAGAGTCAGGGTCAACTCTGCCTGGCAGCCGGCCCTAGTTTACACACCCAGCCCTGGTTTACACCCCAAGCCCTGGTTTACATACCCAGCCCTGGTTTACACACCCACCCCCTGCCCTGGTTTACACACCCAGCCCTGGTTTACACACCCAGCCCTGGTTTACACCCCAGCCCTGGTTTACACCCCAAGCCCTGGTTTACACACCCAGCCCTGGTTTACACCCCAAACCCTGGTTTACACACCCAGCCCTGGTTTACACCCCCAGCCCTGGTTTACACACCCACCCCCAGCCCTGGTTTACACCCCCAGCCCTGGTTTACACCCCCAGCCCTGGTTTACACCCCCAGCCCTGGTTTACACACCCACCCCCAGCCCTGGTTTACACCCCCAGCCCTGGTTTACACACCCACACCCAGCCCTGGTTTACACACCCACACCCAGCCCTGGTTTACACACCCAAACCCAGCCCTGGTTTACACACCCAGCCCTGGTTTACACACCCACCCCCAGCCCTGGTTTACACACCCAGCCCTGGTTTACACACCCAGCCCTGGTTTACACCCCCAGCCCTGGTTTACACCCCCAGCCCTGGTTTACACACCCAGCCCTGGTTTACACACCCAGCCCAAGTTTACACACCCAGCCCTGGTTTACACCCCCAGCCCTGGTTTACACACCCACCCCCAGCCCTGGTTTACACACCCACCCCCAGCCCTGGTTTACACCCCACCCCCAGCCCTGGTTTACACCCCAAGCCCTGGTTTACACCCCCACACCCAGCCCTGGTTTACACACCCAGCCCAAGTTTACACACCCAGCCCTGGTTTACACCCCCAGCCCTGGTTTACACACCCACCCCCAGCCCTGGTTTACACACCCACCCCCAGCCCTGGTTTACACACCCACCCCCAGCCCTGGTTTACACCCCAAGCCCTGGTTTACACCCCCACACCCAGCCCTGGTTTACACCCCCAGCCCTGGTTTACACCCCCAGCCCTGGTTTACACACCCACCCCCAGCCCTGGTTTACACCCCCAGCCCTGGTTTACACCCCCACCCCCAGCCCTGGTTTACACATCCACCCCCAGCCCTGGTTTACACCCCAGCCCTGGTTTACACCCACCCCCAGCCCTGGTTTACACACCCACCCCCAGCCCTGGTTTACACCCCCAGCCCTGGTTTACACACCCACCCCCAGCCCTGGTTTACACCCCCAGCCCTGGTTTACACCCCCACCCCCAGCCCTGGTTTACACATCCACCCCCAGCCCTGGTTTACACCCCCAGCCCTGGTTTACACACCCACCCCCAGCCCTGGTTTACACACCCACCCCCAGCCCTGGTTTACACACCCAGCCCTGGTTTACACACCCAGCCCTGGTTTACACACCCAGCCCTGGTTTACACACCCAGCCCTGGTTTACACACCCAGCCCTGGTTTACACACCCAGCCCTGGTTTACACACCCAGCCCTGGTTTACACACCCACCCCCAGCCCTGGTTTACACACCCACCCCCAGCCCTGGTTTACACCCCCAGCCCTGGTTTACACACCCATCCCCAGCCCTGGTTTACACACCCACCCCCAGCCCTGGTTTACACACCCAGCCCTGGTTTACACACCCAGCCCTGGTTTACACACCCAGCCCTGGTTTACACACCCACCCCCAGCCCTGGTTTACACACCCAGCCCTGGTTTACACACCCTCCCCCAGCCCTGGTTTACACACCCAGCCCTGGTTTACACATCCACCCCCAGCCCTGGTTTACACACCCACCCCCAGCCCTGGTTTACACCCCCAGCCCTGGTTTACACACCCATCCCCAGCCCTGGTTTACACACCCACCCCCAGCCCTGGTTTACACACCCAGCCCTGGTTTACACACCCAGCCCTGGTTTACACACCCAGCCCTGGTTTACACACCCACCCCCAGCCCTGGTTTACACACCCAGCCCTGGTTTACACACCCTCCCCCAGCCCTGGTTTACACACCCAGCCCTGGTTTACACATCCACCCCCAGCCCTGGCTTCCAGGTTACACACCAATCCCAGCCCTGGCAATGCCCACCAACACAGGCTAG